A genomic window from Cricetulus griseus strain 17A/GY chromosome 4, alternate assembly CriGri-PICRH-1.0, whole genome shotgun sequence includes:
- the Cldn8 gene encoding claudin-8 yields the protein MATSVLQMAGLVLGGVGMVGTVAVTIMPQWRVSAFIESNIVVFENLWEGLWMNCMRHANIRMQCKVYDSLLALTPDLQASRGLMCAASVLSFLAFMTAILGMKCTRCTGDEENVKSRILLTAGIVFIVTGLVVLIPVSWVANSIIRDFYNPLVDVAQKRELGEALYIGWTTALVLIAGGMLFSCVFCCTEKRNSYRYSVPSHRTTQRSFHAEKTSPSIYSKSQYV from the coding sequence ATGGCAACCTCCGTTCTTCAAATGGCTGGACTGGTGCTTGGCGGTGTTGGCATGGTGGGCACAGTAGCGGTGACCATCATGCCTCAGTGGAGAGTGTCTGCCTTCATTGAAAGTAACATCGTGGTGTTTGAGAACCTGTGGGAAGGCCTGTGGATGAACTGCATGAGACATGCCAACATTAGAATGCAGTGCAAAGTCTACGACtccctgcttgctctcactccgGACCTCCAGGCATCCAGAGGACTGATGTGTGCTGCCTCTGTCCTGTCCTTCCTGGCTTTCATGACCGCCATCCTGGGAATGAAGTGCACCAGGTGCACGGGGGACGAAGAGAATGTGAAGAGCCGCATCCTGCTGACGGCCGGAATCGTCTTCATCGTCACTGGCTTGGTGGTGCTAATCCCTGTCAGCTGGGTTGCCAATTCCATCATCAGAGACTTCTACAACCCGCTGGTGGATGTGGCCCAAAAACGTGAGCTTGGGGAGGCCCTCTACATCGGCTGGACGACAGCACTGGTACTGATTGCCGGAGGAATGCTTTTCTCTTGCGTGTTTTGCTGCACCGAGAAGAGGAACAGTTACAGATACTCAGTACCATCCCATCGCACCACCCAAAGGAGTTTCCACGCGGAAAAGACATCCCCGAGCATATACTCCAAAAGTCAGtatgtgtag